A genomic stretch from Thermonema lapsum includes:
- a CDS encoding phosphoglycerate kinase, giving the protein MIYLDQYNFAGKKALVRVDFNVPLNEHFEITDDTRLKASLPTIQKILNDGGAAILLSHLGRPKGEREERFSLKHLVGYLQRALGTKVYFVEDCIGEKVEAAAAQLQSGEVLLLENVRFYKEETKGDEQFAKQLAALADVYVNDAFGAAHRAHASTAVLARFFKDKVCGYVMQAELDNARRVMEEAERPFTAIIGGAKVSDKILVIERLLEKVDNLLIGGGMAYTFFKAMGGEIGSSLVEEDALELARKLLNKAKERGVQLVLPVDSVVADAFAETANTQTAPSNQIPAGWMGLDIGPEACKQFHDMIVASKTVLWNGPMGVFEMKPFAGGTQAVAEALAQATAQGAFTLVGGGDSAAAINQLGYADRVSYVSTGGGALLELFEGKELPGVKALEA; this is encoded by the coding sequence ATGATATACCTCGACCAATACAATTTTGCGGGCAAGAAAGCCCTGGTGCGCGTAGATTTTAACGTACCCTTGAATGAGCATTTCGAAATTACAGACGACACCCGACTGAAAGCCTCATTGCCTACCATCCAAAAAATACTGAACGATGGCGGCGCTGCCATTTTGCTTTCCCATTTGGGGCGTCCCAAAGGAGAGCGGGAAGAACGTTTTTCCCTTAAACACTTGGTTGGTTACCTGCAACGAGCTTTGGGTACAAAGGTGTACTTTGTAGAGGACTGCATAGGTGAAAAGGTAGAAGCAGCGGCGGCACAGTTGCAGAGCGGAGAGGTACTCCTTCTGGAAAATGTACGTTTTTACAAAGAAGAAACTAAGGGCGATGAGCAGTTTGCCAAACAGTTAGCGGCACTGGCGGATGTGTATGTGAACGATGCCTTTGGTGCGGCACACCGTGCGCATGCCTCTACGGCAGTGTTGGCACGCTTCTTCAAAGATAAAGTGTGCGGCTATGTGATGCAGGCAGAACTGGACAACGCACGCCGTGTGATGGAGGAAGCAGAGCGCCCTTTTACAGCCATCATTGGAGGTGCCAAGGTGTCAGACAAAATATTGGTGATTGAGCGCCTATTGGAAAAGGTTGACAACTTGCTGATTGGCGGGGGCATGGCTTACACATTCTTTAAGGCAATGGGAGGTGAGATAGGCAGCTCGCTCGTAGAAGAAGACGCGCTGGAGCTGGCACGCAAGCTGCTGAATAAAGCAAAAGAAAGAGGAGTGCAGCTTGTATTGCCTGTGGACTCGGTAGTGGCAGATGCTTTCGCCGAAACAGCCAACACACAAACAGCACCGAGCAACCAGATACCAGCAGGCTGGATGGGTTTGGACATTGGTCCCGAAGCCTGTAAGCAATTTCACGATATGATTGTGGCATCTAAGACGGTGTTGTGGAATGGTCCTATGGGGGTTTTTGAAATGAAACCCTTTGCCGGAGGCACCCAAGCAGTAGCCGAAGCCTTAGCCCAAGCAACCGCCCAAGGGGCTTTCACCTTGGTAGGCGGTGGCGACTCGGCAGCTGCTATCAACCAATTAGGATATGCCGACCGGGTGTCTTATGTATCTACCGGTGGCGGGGCTTTGCTTGAGCTGTTTGAAGGCAAAGAACTGCCCGGTGTAAAGGCATTGGAGGCATAG
- the holA gene encoding DNA polymerase III subunit delta has product MAIVSAQDVLSQLQSGKEVAAMYLLHGEEDFFIDQVAQYFEHSFLPPEARDFNQSVLYGKDISVGDIVNHARSFPMMYNRRLVLVKEFQAVKDLKESKSLKLLERYAQAPLASTVLVLCHKGGFFEKTKPVYKVIEKQGVVVESKPLYDNQVPKWIEQYVQSKGAKIEPAAVQLLFEQVGNNLSRLSHEIDKILLNFQEDDNKIIKAQAVYEYVGISREYNVFELQKALGQKQVAQCLKIIHYASRNPKAMPAIPTIAMLYRYINQLLLVHHAPDKSEKALAALLGVHPFFVKEYVQASKHYQAPELYHMLRVLLEADKRAKGVDAPPASDTAILQEMIYQFFIPSQT; this is encoded by the coding sequence ATGGCAATTGTTAGTGCCCAAGATGTGTTATCCCAACTGCAATCCGGCAAAGAGGTTGCAGCAATGTACCTTTTGCATGGAGAAGAAGATTTTTTTATAGACCAAGTAGCGCAATACTTCGAGCACTCTTTTCTGCCGCCCGAAGCGAGGGACTTCAACCAAAGTGTGCTTTACGGCAAAGACATAAGCGTAGGCGATATTGTCAATCACGCACGCAGCTTCCCTATGATGTACAACCGCCGTTTGGTGCTTGTCAAAGAATTTCAGGCGGTCAAAGACCTCAAAGAAAGCAAAAGCCTCAAACTATTAGAACGATATGCTCAAGCACCTTTGGCTTCGACCGTGCTGGTTTTGTGCCACAAAGGAGGCTTTTTCGAAAAAACTAAGCCAGTGTACAAAGTCATTGAGAAACAAGGAGTCGTTGTAGAGTCTAAACCGCTTTACGACAACCAAGTTCCTAAGTGGATTGAGCAATATGTGCAAAGCAAAGGGGCAAAAATAGAACCGGCAGCCGTGCAGTTGCTTTTTGAGCAGGTAGGCAACAACTTGAGCCGCCTGAGCCATGAGATAGACAAAATACTGCTAAATTTTCAAGAAGACGACAATAAAATCATAAAAGCGCAGGCTGTTTACGAATATGTGGGCATCAGCCGTGAATATAATGTGTTTGAACTACAAAAAGCCTTAGGGCAAAAGCAGGTAGCCCAGTGCCTCAAGATTATACACTATGCCTCGCGTAACCCCAAGGCAATGCCTGCCATTCCTACCATTGCCATGCTTTACCGCTACATCAACCAACTACTTTTGGTACACCACGCCCCCGACAAGTCGGAGAAAGCTTTGGCTGCGCTGCTGGGCGTCCATCCTTTCTTCGTAAAGGAATATGTGCAGGCAAGCAAGCATTATCAGGCGCCCGAATTGTATCATATGCTGCGCGTACTCTTGGAAGCCGACAAGCGCGCCAAAGGAGTTGATGCTCCCCCCGCTTCCGACACCGCCATCCTCCAAGAAATGATATATCAATTTTTTATACCTTCACAAACATGA
- a CDS encoding toxin-antitoxin system YwqK family antitoxin has protein sequence MKKFRLLVVAVMMLGMGVVYAQTTEKKTLRTEEYQAEVEVCVDCQVQPQAELTYYFLKEGKVEKSKGKVEGKVLHGKAKLFNEGMEPGAEELIMEGTFLKGLPHGELKHYVFGVLELVEMFDNGKLKKRMYYTPQSEGEGVEIDHTIEYLGYTPEGARVKVTYHTFASRIEGEGIEKEQNGELVHIFDGTYKRSYFYKEQEELKEEGTYRMNKRVGEWKTYYNDGVVGIRHYDDQGLLVSEKFLKNGQPFTGTVIDEIFNHRIRVGEYQVKEGVRNGLSKFGYRKEAYLKQVNYANGVPIDNYNDTHALRAFLKNRSIVKEANLKLQCDQRGGGLFIDKIQYTDKNEAIVYVHFRALSLKPYSSVFTGAPGANDAFAAIDIATQKVFPLKAAFNIELPPSFYPITFGEQISFQLVIDGLTPAHRFISIVEGDPLNSYIVKEDGTAQYLWGCYEVNVK, from the coding sequence ATGAAAAAATTTAGACTACTTGTAGTAGCTGTCATGATGCTGGGCATGGGCGTTGTATATGCTCAAACTACTGAAAAAAAGACCCTTCGGACCGAGGAGTATCAAGCAGAAGTAGAGGTGTGTGTGGACTGCCAAGTGCAGCCGCAGGCAGAGCTTACCTACTACTTCCTGAAAGAGGGAAAAGTAGAGAAAAGCAAAGGAAAAGTAGAAGGCAAGGTGCTGCACGGCAAAGCCAAGCTCTTCAATGAAGGCATGGAGCCCGGTGCCGAAGAGTTGATTATGGAGGGAACCTTCCTCAAAGGGCTGCCTCACGGGGAGCTGAAGCACTACGTCTTTGGTGTGCTTGAGCTGGTAGAAATGTTCGACAATGGAAAACTCAAAAAGCGCATGTACTACACGCCCCAATCAGAAGGTGAAGGCGTGGAGATAGACCATACCATCGAGTACTTAGGTTACACACCCGAGGGCGCTCGTGTAAAAGTTACTTATCACACCTTTGCCAGCCGTATTGAAGGCGAAGGCATTGAAAAAGAGCAAAATGGCGAATTGGTTCATATCTTTGATGGTACCTACAAGCGCTCTTACTTCTACAAGGAACAAGAGGAACTAAAAGAAGAAGGTACCTACCGCATGAACAAGCGGGTAGGTGAATGGAAAACCTATTACAATGATGGCGTAGTGGGCATTCGCCACTACGATGACCAAGGCTTGCTTGTCTCAGAAAAATTCCTGAAAAACGGGCAGCCTTTCACTGGTACCGTCATTGACGAAATCTTCAATCACCGCATACGTGTGGGAGAATATCAAGTGAAAGAGGGTGTGCGTAATGGCTTGTCGAAGTTTGGCTACCGTAAAGAAGCTTATCTGAAGCAAGTGAATTATGCCAATGGGGTGCCTATAGACAACTATAACGATACACATGCTTTGCGTGCCTTTTTGAAAAACCGCAGCATTGTGAAAGAAGCCAATCTCAAGTTGCAATGCGACCAGCGCGGGGGCGGGCTCTTTATCGATAAAATTCAATATACCGATAAAAACGAAGCCATCGTATATGTGCACTTCCGTGCTCTTTCTTTGAAGCCCTATTCAAGCGTCTTTACCGGAGCCCCCGGAGCGAACGATGCCTTTGCCGCTATTGACATAGCTACGCAGAAAGTATTTCCACTGAAAGCAGCTTTTAATATTGAATTGCCACCTTCTTTTTATCCTATCACCTTTGGCGAACAAATCAGCTTTCAATTGGTTATTGACGGCTTGACGCCCGCCCATCGTTTCATCAGCATAGTTGAAGGTGACCCGTTAAATTCGTATATTGTAAAGGAAGATGGCACCGCCCAGTACTTATGGGGGTGCTATGAGGTCAATGTGAAATAA
- a CDS encoding geranylgeranylglyceryl/heptaprenylglyceryl phosphate synthase has product MVFPKIQALQKEGQKALAVLIDPDDTDHERCQLLAAHACKAGAHFFFVGGSLIVSDRLHHVIEWIRNVTTHIPIVLFPGSNLHIDSEADAILFLSLISGRNPDYLIGQHVLAAPILKRSGLEVISTGYMLIDSGAPTTVTYISNTTPIPQNKGDIAACTAMAGEMLGMRIIYMDAGSGASQPISPAMIRKVRKAISAPLIVGGGIRSALQAQQAWNAGADIVVVGNAFEENPRLVYDMCRAAEYASNDSLKKH; this is encoded by the coding sequence ATGGTGTTTCCCAAAATACAAGCCCTTCAGAAAGAGGGGCAGAAAGCCCTGGCAGTACTTATTGACCCGGACGACACAGACCACGAGCGTTGCCAGCTATTAGCAGCACACGCCTGCAAAGCAGGGGCTCACTTTTTCTTTGTAGGTGGCAGCCTTATTGTCTCCGACCGCCTGCATCATGTCATTGAATGGATACGCAACGTAACGACCCACATACCTATAGTACTTTTTCCCGGAAGTAATCTTCACATCGATTCTGAAGCCGACGCCATTCTATTCTTATCACTGATTTCGGGGCGGAACCCTGATTATCTCATAGGACAACACGTATTGGCAGCCCCTATCCTCAAACGCAGTGGACTGGAGGTTATCTCTACCGGTTACATGCTCATCGACAGTGGCGCTCCCACTACTGTAACTTATATTAGCAATACCACGCCCATACCGCAAAATAAAGGCGACATTGCCGCCTGTACTGCCATGGCAGGCGAAATGCTGGGCATGCGTATTATTTACATGGATGCCGGCAGTGGTGCCTCGCAGCCCATCTCTCCGGCAATGATAAGAAAAGTACGCAAAGCCATAAGCGCACCACTGATTGTAGGTGGTGGCATTCGCAGCGCTCTCCAAGCCCAACAGGCATGGAATGCAGGCGCCGATATAGTAGTTGTCGGCAATGCCTTTGAAGAAAACCCCCGTTTGGTGTACGACATGTGCCGAGCAGCCGAATATGCAAGCAACGACAGCCTCAAAAAACACTGA
- a CDS encoding DUF5686 family protein: protein MSRCLLFLIVMLMGGGLFAQQKGRLIDAQTKEPLPFANIWLSHYQRVFTTDDRGYFSLPDSLTQGTVTFYYVGYESYTDSLPLRRRVIALQPTSYAIGEVVVSAAEDPAVAVIREMVRRRKQHHPKFYDSYRFKSYNQQLATVDLPADLYEKSLLDTETRALMDFLDKRYFFFAENISITEYKRPDYIHTKVIANKMMGFREPVFALVGEQIMPFSLYENPLKILGRTYLNPLSAGSWKFFDFTLRDTLTENRDTVLVITFEPWGQKVAEAQLRGILYVHLPDYALRGVMLRNALPSVNIDFQIHQLYEKVNGYWFPHQLSVDYVFNELKLTLNDSSRAAAYPLRFVNRTRIEEVEVGLPLKKKAAVAFEIHPQAHRFEDWEQIRPDSLSEKAMATYAWGDSISRATNFEKSINTLLAAAWYQSIPLLRYFEVPFQSLVSYDQYQGLRLGAALYTGHRLWAPLRVGGYVAYGFRDAAWKYGADGSLLLWKEKNLSVLGGFRHDVEEPGQLSFQHDLHYQKMTGGLRRLYAERMSVVDSWRAGVAMHPLPAWQLHIGWEQGIYRPQFDYTFVPQPDKQRFLFAESRIQLSYTFGERYAWIMGRPRLIEAAYPQLLLAYAKGWQIGSEGYDYQALQGLMRWNLPLFKLAEVRLKTEAAHVWGEVPALKLMHGAAAYDPDLWFEAPEHFQTMGLYEFLSDAYAMGSVELWSPTLKLAIFRPRLALIQRAAWGTLAKPELHANIPFQTMEKGYWESGCVLDGLYQSSAFGVSTRIGVGVFYRYGAYSLPHAADNWVVKVSFRRSL from the coding sequence GCTGCCTTTTGCCAATATATGGTTGAGCCACTACCAGCGGGTATTTACTACCGATGACCGTGGGTATTTCAGCCTGCCCGACAGCCTGACACAAGGTACGGTAACGTTCTATTATGTGGGCTATGAGAGTTATACCGATAGCTTGCCTCTGCGGCGGCGGGTCATTGCCCTACAGCCTACAAGTTACGCCATCGGCGAGGTGGTGGTGTCAGCTGCCGAAGACCCCGCCGTAGCGGTGATTCGGGAGATGGTACGCCGGCGAAAACAGCACCATCCGAAATTCTATGATTCTTACCGTTTTAAAAGCTATAACCAACAATTGGCAACTGTCGATTTGCCAGCCGATTTATATGAAAAGTCGTTGCTTGATACGGAGACGCGTGCTTTGATGGATTTTCTGGATAAGCGCTATTTCTTTTTTGCCGAAAACATCAGCATTACCGAATACAAACGCCCAGACTATATTCATACCAAGGTGATTGCCAATAAAATGATGGGCTTCAGAGAGCCTGTTTTTGCTTTAGTGGGTGAACAAATCATGCCTTTTTCTTTGTATGAAAACCCTCTGAAAATATTGGGGCGCACTTACCTGAACCCTTTGAGTGCCGGCAGTTGGAAGTTTTTCGATTTTACTTTGCGGGATACCTTGACCGAAAATCGCGACACCGTGTTGGTCATCACATTTGAGCCATGGGGGCAAAAGGTAGCCGAAGCGCAATTGCGCGGTATTTTATATGTTCACCTGCCTGATTACGCGCTGCGGGGCGTGATGCTACGAAACGCGCTGCCGTCTGTTAATATCGATTTTCAAATACATCAGCTTTACGAAAAAGTCAACGGATATTGGTTCCCGCACCAACTGTCGGTCGATTATGTTTTCAACGAGCTAAAGCTAACTTTAAACGACAGCAGCAGGGCAGCGGCATATCCGCTGCGCTTTGTCAACCGCACGCGTATAGAAGAAGTAGAAGTGGGCTTGCCCTTAAAGAAGAAAGCAGCTGTAGCTTTTGAAATACATCCACAGGCACACCGCTTCGAAGATTGGGAACAGATTCGCCCAGATTCTTTGTCTGAAAAGGCAATGGCTACTTATGCTTGGGGGGATTCAATAAGTAGGGCAACAAACTTTGAAAAAAGTATAAACACTCTTCTGGCAGCAGCTTGGTATCAAAGCATACCGCTGTTGCGCTACTTCGAAGTGCCTTTCCAGTCCCTTGTAAGCTACGACCAGTATCAGGGCTTGCGTTTGGGGGCTGCCCTCTATACTGGGCATCGCTTGTGGGCGCCCTTGCGAGTGGGGGGCTATGTAGCCTATGGCTTTCGCGATGCTGCATGGAAGTACGGAGCCGACGGCAGCCTTTTGTTATGGAAAGAGAAGAACCTTTCCGTTTTGGGGGGCTTCCGTCATGATGTGGAAGAGCCGGGGCAGTTGAGCTTCCAGCACGACCTGCACTATCAAAAAATGACAGGAGGTTTGCGGCGCCTCTATGCCGAGCGCATGAGTGTGGTGGACAGCTGGCGCGCTGGCGTGGCTATGCACCCCTTGCCTGCTTGGCAACTGCATATAGGCTGGGAACAGGGCATTTATCGCCCGCAGTTTGATTATACTTTTGTGCCGCAGCCCGATAAGCAGCGCTTTTTGTTTGCCGAGAGCCGCATACAATTGAGTTATACTTTCGGGGAGCGCTATGCTTGGATAATGGGGCGCCCCCGGCTCATAGAGGCAGCTTATCCGCAGCTGTTGCTTGCCTATGCAAAAGGCTGGCAAATAGGCAGTGAAGGCTACGATTATCAAGCGCTACAAGGATTGATGCGCTGGAACTTGCCTTTGTTCAAGTTGGCAGAAGTGCGCTTAAAAACAGAAGCCGCCCATGTGTGGGGCGAAGTGCCTGCCCTGAAATTGATGCATGGCGCAGCTGCTTACGACCCTGATTTGTGGTTCGAAGCCCCGGAACATTTTCAAACGATGGGTTTGTATGAGTTCCTTTCCGATGCCTATGCTATGGGAAGCGTGGAGCTGTGGTCGCCTACTTTGAAGCTTGCTATTTTTCGTCCACGCCTGGCACTCATACAGAGGGCAGCATGGGGAACCCTCGCTAAGCCTGAGCTGCATGCCAATATACCTTTTCAAACTATGGAAAAAGGCTACTGGGAAAGCGGTTGCGTGCTGGATGGGCTTTACCAGTCATCTGCCTTTGGTGTGAGCACACGCATAGGAGTGGGCGTTTTTTATCGTTATGGGGCTTATAGCCTGCCCCATGCTGCCGACAACTGGGTTGTGAAAGTATCATTCCGCAGGTCTTTGTAG
- a CDS encoding glycosyltransferase family 4 protein: MNILFLHQYFKTPEQEGARRSYYLASALAKADCRVKVITSRQQKEAVFPETLPPGLQLRSYYIPYSNHFSWTKRLWAFVRYASIALRHALGSRYDWLYATSTPLTVGFVAYVAHRLRGKPYVFESRDLWPEIPFALGFLKRLPFVQRILYWLTKQVYKHARLVVAVSPSMKAHIKKHYGIKHVVCVPNMADDAFFEIPLPAQEAHPLRMLYAGSLGDANDCLQLLRLIHELPPSLRQQIRFSIMGEGKQKNAMQDYIARQGLRDVVEWLPTGNAQAVQQALQAHDIFWVSFAPIPWIDTGSPNKFFEGLAAGRICFSTLNGWTAHLLQRYCCGFIIHNAAALQKAIEAMQDVQQRVRMQKNARQLAQRFFHREKLTHKWLLALTAKGLLQRPAE; encoded by the coding sequence ATGAACATTTTGTTCTTACACCAATATTTCAAGACACCCGAGCAAGAGGGGGCACGTCGCTCTTATTACTTGGCAAGTGCCCTTGCCAAAGCCGACTGCCGGGTAAAGGTTATCACCAGCAGACAACAAAAGGAAGCTGTTTTCCCCGAGACACTACCTCCCGGCTTACAGCTGCGAAGTTATTACATTCCCTACAGCAACCATTTTTCTTGGACGAAACGTTTATGGGCATTTGTTCGGTATGCAAGCATTGCTCTACGGCATGCCTTGGGCAGTCGCTACGATTGGTTATATGCCACTTCCACTCCCTTGACCGTAGGTTTTGTGGCTTATGTTGCCCACCGTTTGCGTGGCAAACCATATGTTTTTGAAAGCCGAGACTTGTGGCCCGAAATACCGTTCGCCTTGGGCTTTTTAAAACGACTTCCTTTTGTGCAGCGCATACTCTACTGGCTCACCAAGCAAGTATATAAACATGCCCGTTTGGTAGTGGCTGTCTCCCCCTCTATGAAAGCTCACATCAAAAAACATTACGGCATAAAACATGTAGTATGTGTGCCCAATATGGCAGATGATGCTTTCTTTGAAATACCGCTACCCGCGCAAGAAGCTCATCCTCTGCGCATGCTGTACGCTGGCAGCTTGGGCGACGCAAACGACTGCCTACAACTGCTGCGGCTAATACACGAGCTGCCACCGTCTTTGCGGCAACAGATACGTTTCAGCATCATGGGTGAGGGCAAACAAAAAAACGCTATGCAGGATTACATAGCCAGACAAGGGCTCCGGGATGTCGTAGAGTGGTTGCCCACAGGAAACGCCCAAGCCGTACAGCAAGCCCTGCAAGCGCATGACATCTTTTGGGTCAGCTTTGCGCCCATTCCATGGATTGACACCGGAAGCCCCAATAAGTTTTTTGAAGGCTTGGCAGCCGGACGCATATGTTTTTCCACACTCAACGGATGGACTGCCCACCTCTTGCAACGCTACTGCTGTGGCTTTATCATCCATAATGCTGCCGCTCTGCAGAAGGCAATAGAAGCAATGCAGGATGTACAGCAACGTGTTCGTATGCAAAAAAACGCACGACAGTTAGCACAGCGCTTTTTTCATAGAGAAAAGCTCACCCACAAGTGGCTGTTAGCACTCACAGCAAAGGGGCTACTACAAAGACCTGCGGAATGA
- a CDS encoding SpoIIE family protein phosphatase yields MQKIKIAFLLFITCVLFGMDAAAQNVDQLIEQYNAASSPEAKAEIAYQIGLSYEAKRVYSKAIEYYENAAKMMQDIPVDRFGFEQRISVMERNAICHAELKEYKKSENIYKQILFIYRQWGNKRGELYILEALAEVASKAEDYRRALEYTEEALTLAKQLKDKRSQVKLYNNLGFLHKKVSSPERALDAFDKAYTLVKENPDVFKKSELAVVLQNIGVLYTNLRQYDRATDYYNQALTIASESGDKSEMAKVYNYVAINEMLSNRMNKAFYAAETAIKLAQEVDDLETLAFSYKVMEDLYRSRKRYDKMAEYEQKRLEVENKLRVQEEIRQREQLRYQLELMQRESALREAQLAQEKERAERERIQKEKELREAQLKLLEEERLRAEKEAELERQRRLALERERAIELERARAEAARQKAAADSIAKVQAEKSAAEALKAQQEAQARAKAEAEARRQAELAAEREKEIQKYYVLVLGLAAAVIVLVAIGLIQTRKANRALAQKNEEIERQRKELALQNERIQSSIKAAKIIQQAVLPSNAIFSVLFKEYFVIFWPRDVVSGDFYWVYAKGTKKIVASVDCTGHGVPGAFMSLIGNMLLDKLIKLQNLTEPDAVLHKLHKEVRLALHQGESENRDGMDVGLATIEDKDRETVVVTFAGARRPLYYIEKGTTEPKMVKGTRRSIGGIQNEELGFERHVIEMPKGSYIYLGSDGFIDQHDAAERKKFGEKRFLQLLASVAHEPLEKQKEVLEQTLREYMRGAEQRDDISLVAVRV; encoded by the coding sequence ATGCAGAAGATAAAGATTGCCTTTTTGTTGTTTATTACTTGTGTGCTCTTTGGTATGGACGCCGCGGCGCAGAATGTGGATCAACTCATTGAGCAATACAATGCCGCTTCTTCGCCCGAAGCCAAAGCCGAAATAGCCTATCAGATAGGGTTGAGTTATGAGGCGAAACGTGTGTACTCTAAAGCTATAGAGTATTACGAGAACGCTGCAAAGATGATGCAAGATATTCCGGTGGACCGCTTTGGCTTCGAGCAGCGCATTAGCGTGATGGAGCGGAATGCTATTTGTCATGCCGAGCTAAAAGAATACAAAAAATCGGAGAATATATATAAACAAATACTTTTTATTTACCGCCAATGGGGCAATAAAAGGGGTGAGTTGTACATTCTCGAAGCCCTTGCCGAGGTGGCATCTAAAGCAGAAGACTACCGGCGTGCGCTCGAATATACCGAAGAGGCGCTTACCTTAGCCAAGCAATTAAAGGATAAACGTAGCCAAGTTAAACTCTACAACAACCTTGGTTTCTTGCACAAGAAAGTTAGCTCACCGGAGCGCGCGCTCGACGCCTTTGACAAAGCCTATACCTTAGTAAAAGAAAACCCAGATGTTTTTAAAAAATCGGAATTAGCCGTTGTCTTGCAAAATATAGGGGTGCTTTACACCAACCTGCGCCAATACGACCGTGCTACCGACTATTACAATCAAGCATTGACTATTGCCAGTGAAAGCGGCGACAAGTCGGAGATGGCAAAAGTCTATAACTATGTAGCCATCAATGAAATGCTCTCGAACCGTATGAACAAAGCCTTCTATGCGGCTGAAACAGCTATCAAATTAGCGCAGGAAGTCGATGATTTGGAAACGCTGGCGTTTAGCTATAAGGTGATGGAAGACCTCTACCGGAGCCGCAAGCGCTACGATAAAATGGCAGAATATGAGCAAAAACGCCTCGAGGTGGAGAACAAACTGCGGGTGCAGGAGGAGATACGCCAGCGTGAACAGTTGCGCTACCAATTGGAGCTGATGCAGCGCGAGTCGGCATTACGCGAGGCGCAGTTGGCACAAGAAAAAGAGCGAGCCGAGCGCGAACGCATACAAAAAGAAAAGGAACTGCGCGAAGCCCAGCTGAAATTGTTAGAAGAAGAAAGGCTACGTGCCGAAAAAGAAGCAGAGTTGGAGCGCCAGCGTCGCCTTGCCTTGGAGCGCGAGCGAGCCATAGAGCTGGAGCGTGCCCGTGCCGAAGCTGCTCGTCAGAAGGCAGCAGCCGACTCTATTGCCAAGGTACAGGCAGAAAAATCAGCTGCCGAAGCCTTAAAGGCTCAGCAAGAAGCCCAAGCACGTGCCAAAGCCGAAGCCGAAGCACGCCGGCAAGCCGAATTGGCAGCTGAAAGGGAAAAAGAAATACAAAAATACTATGTATTGGTCTTGGGCTTGGCTGCCGCTGTCATTGTCTTGGTAGCAATAGGGCTGATACAAACGCGTAAAGCCAACCGTGCTTTGGCACAGAAAAATGAAGAGATTGAAAGACAAAGAAAAGAACTGGCGCTACAAAACGAACGCATTCAAAGCAGTATCAAAGCCGCAAAAATCATTCAGCAGGCAGTACTGCCAAGCAATGCTATTTTCAGCGTGTTGTTTAAGGAGTATTTTGTGATTTTCTGGCCCCGAGATGTGGTTTCGGGCGACTTCTATTGGGTGTATGCCAAGGGCACCAAAAAAATAGTAGCTTCTGTTGACTGCACCGGGCATGGGGTGCCGGGCGCTTTCATGAGCTTGATTGGAAACATGCTTTTAGACAAGCTGATTAAGCTGCAAAACCTCACTGAACCGGATGCTGTTCTTCATAAATTGCACAAAGAGGTGCGTTTGGCATTGCATCAGGGAGAGTCGGAAAATCGTGATGGCATGGATGTAGGTTTGGCTACCATCGAAGATAAGGACAGGGAAACCGTAGTGGTAACTTTTGCCGGTGCCCGCCGTCCACTTTACTATATCGAAAAAGGGACAACTGAACCCAAGATGGTAAAAGGTACCCGCCGTTCTATTGGAGGTATTCAAAACGAAGAACTGGGCTTTGAACGTCATGTGATAGAAATGCCTAAGGGTAGTTACATCTACTTGGGTAGCGATGGTTTTATCGATCAGCATGATGCTGCGGAGCGCAAAAAATTTGGCGAGAAGCGATTCCTTCAATTACTTGCCTCCGTTGCTCATGAACCTCTTGAAAAGCAGAAAGAAGTGCTGGAGCAAACCCTGCGCGAATACATGCGAGGTGCCGAACAGCGTGATGATATTTCTCTGGTAGCCGTGCGCGTGTAG